Below is a genomic region from Bacillus sp. 2205SS5-2.
TATCTGATTTAACAAAGTCACGTAAAAATGAGGATCGAAACGTCTATCCTGAAGAAGCGTTTTGGGAGGTTATTCCTGGTGAAGACTCTCCCCTCCTTGAGAAAGAGATGCTGCAATCTCACTGTCAATCTTTAACTGAAAACCAATCAAAATGGGTCCTATACTCTTGTCTTAATATGTTCACCGTTAAAGAAATCGCTCAAGTTGAAAATGTGTCTTTGTCAGCGGTGAAAAAGTGGCGGAAGGGTGCTAGAGAAAAACTCAAAGAGATACAACTATCATAACTACTTTTCACATATTATCTATTTTTCCATCTATTTCTAAATATACTATTCGTATACATTGTTATTTTTGAACCTTTCATCTTGAGAAAACATCCATTTTCACAAAGGTTTCCATCAAATCATTGTGCAGAGATGTCCACAAACCTGTTATATCAAAGTTTATAGACCGCTATAATCTGCAACAATTTCATCATAAGGCTAGAACAATAACTAGAGAATGAAGCAACAAAAAGAACCTCTATCTCCAGAGGTTCTTTTTGCTTATTTCTCATATTTAGTCGAGAATATCCTTACATTAGAGCAATAAACCTACTTGACGATTTCCCACAGTACCTTTTCATTTATTGCTGATTCGCCGCCTAAAACCACAAAATCGACTATCCCATTGTTTGTTACTAATTCACCTGTCGGTATGGGCAGTTCATTGGTATTTACTAATAGTAACGGAAGATGATGAACCGAAGCATATACAGATCCAGTTAAGGCATCCGCAAAATCTTCTCCTGTTGCCACTACAGCCGCTGTTGTTTCTCCTTGAAATTCTGTAAAAACAGCTGCAGCCGTCTCGTAACGCGTATCTCCTTCTAATCTAGTAGGATCAATTAAGTTTTTCATTATATCTTCATTAATAACGGCTTCTCCA
It encodes:
- a CDS encoding sigma-70 family RNA polymerase sigma factor, producing the protein METFTLLQTQYEPMIHKIIQTLHIYKNKDEFYQTGLIALWEANERFDSAKGKFPAFAYSYIKGRMLSDLTKSRKNEDRNVYPEEAFWEVIPGEDSPLLEKEMLQSHCQSLTENQSKWVLYSCLNMFTVKEIAQVENVSLSAVKKWRKGAREKLKEIQLS